The following nucleotide sequence is from Salvia splendens isolate huo1 chromosome 2, SspV2, whole genome shotgun sequence.
caacacatacaacATCAAGAAGTtcactcaggaaaaagaatcgatcaaatcggagttcatttagTCGGTCAAATATATGTCGGAATATACTATCCGAACTCACAGTTTTTCAGGCCTTTAAAAagattcgaattagggtttatccctatttattcaaaatcaaccttttcatggttttaacacacaaacatgctcaaaagagtccttaTACTCATGCTTTCATAacatcacatatcattcaccatagattcattaaatcatcaaacaatttcattcaaaacgcaatcACACATACAAAagcaaattcccaccgattaacccTTGGATTGAATTCCCTacgctctctacatgcatgagggagtcaaagaatgtttagatggagaggaatgaagaatagggtctgatttttacctttcttggacgaaacaatcggtaggaacgaataaaagtctcgattcttcaacaatctcttggaaattcgaaaggatcttgagtagagtggaagaacaagtgAGTGAGGAGATGAAAAAGAGAGAATggcgtgagggagagggaggaggcgtgtgagtgtggtggctagggttaggagtcttttatttatagagtttagggAATAGAATATTTCCCAATTAATTCAAGATTTGGgggaataattgaaataaagatttgagagatttgaggaGATTTGATGGAAGGAAATGGCGTGAATATTgagggagaaataaggaggatttttgaaaatcatggctatttaattagcctctgatttaatttggtgttttcATGGAGCAGAATAAAGTAATACGGAgcaaaaaattaatgaaaatcctcccaaataatatggtagtaggcgtgtggaatattcctcccacacggaataatttccaaatctttaatgaaataaagtagggaaagatttgctaggacattccaattaaaacatggaaagaaataattaagggatcaaaataaataatgaataattctcTCCTCCCaaaaattaggagatttcgaaatctcccttaggaAAATAGTGGGAGTCGATTTTTCCATAGGACataaggtaattaggctttaggatttaatttggataattatcccaaaacaaataattaaatccaagaaataaaaTTCCTCTCTAATAAtcaatagtggtcgaaaatttcctccataaaagggcaaggtaattatttatgattctaattaaatctcaccccccttaaaatataattcaccgcaatatatatttcattccacatcaattaatttaagacacgtcataaaatcaacggattttgactcggtcaaatcaaattaggtcaccaatTCAAACACGTAGCAATTCATCAATTAATTCGACCATAAAAGAAAGTAAATgtaatcgtcttagggttcgaaaagtggggcgtcacatcctaccacccttaaaagaaatttcgtcccgaaatttggtactctcatgggaagagttctgggtataactccatcatcttgtcctcgagctcccacgtggcttcttcatgcccgtggtttctccaatgtactttcacgtaagcaactagtttatttctcacattttGGACCTTTCGATCTAATATCGTTTGGGGTCTCTcttcgtagctcaagtccgggttcaacgcgacttccttgtagtgaatcacgtgcttcgggtcaaacacatatttccgcaattgcgacacatgaaagacgttgtgcacgttgtcaaggcttgggggtagcgccaaacAGTATGCAACAGGGCCCACTCCTtcgaggatttcataaggcccaataaatcgcggcttcAACTTTCCCTGTTATTCCcttcgacggggatactttgagaaAAACCTTATCGTCaacttgaaattgtaagtcggttcgtcgtacATCCGtgtatgacttctgtctgtcttgagcttcctttatCTTCTCGCGAATTTGTCGGACGATTCTaaccatctcttcaactgcatcggggccaagtactcttctctcgccaacttcgtcccagtagagcggggatctacacttccccccgtacaaggcttcgtatggcgccatgtttatcgttgcttgGAAGCTgatgttgtaggcgaattcgatcagtggtagtgcggactcccaacttcctccgcggtccaacaccacggctctcaacatgtcctcgagggtttggatcgttctttcggactgCCCATCTGTCTGCGGGTGAAAAGCGGTGCTAAAATTGAAACAAGTtcctagctcacgttgtaggctgatccaaaatcttgatgtgaacttcgggtcacggtcagacgtgatcgtcactgggactccatgcagtcgcactatttcctttatatacacttgagctagcttgtttgatccataggttatgggtatcggtataaagtgtgcactcttggtgagtcgatctataattacccatatggcagtattccctctttgcgtTTTTGGCAGtgctgtcacaaagtccatggcgatgtgttcccatttccactcggggatttctagtggttgcaactttccgtacggtcgttgagggagagccttcacctgttggcaggctaagcagcgctccacgaaggccgctatatccctcttcataccgttccaccaaaaggacttcttcaagtcttggtacattttcgtacttcctgggtgggcggtgtaaggagtctcatgtgcttcgcTCATCACTTCGTTTTTGAGCTCCTCGTTGTCCGACATGCATAGTCTTCTTTTGAAGGTAAGAgcgttgtcaccttcttcactaaagtttCCAGATTCACCGGTTCGCACCTCTACACGTATttcctctagtttcgcatccatccgttgaGCTTCTATAATTCTCGACCTTAGGTtaggttcaacaactaaagtggcAATTCGCGCTTCCACCGTTTCAGGTGCTCTCACTACctccaaacgcatcttactaaactcgcggaccaggctttcttcgttggtgagaaaagtggccagttgggGATGGctcttccggctcaaggcatctgccactacatttgccttgccggggtggtaattgatgccacaatcgtagtctttcaccaattcgagccatcttcattgtcgcatgtttagatccttttgctcgaagaaatatttcaggcttttgtggttcgtaaagatctcacatcgaactccgtagagatgatatctccaaatctttaaggcgtgtaccactgctgctaactccaaatcgtgggttggatagttcaactcgtgcggcctcaattgccgggatgcgtaagcaatcaccttgttgttttgcatcaacacacattcaagtcccaccttcgaagcgtccgtgtataccacgtagttcactccaggttctgGCACTGCTAagatcggtgcactagttagctttttcttcaagagttgaaaacttgcctcgcactcgggagtccaattaactttcacccccttcttgagttgttgtgtcatgggtctcgctatcttggagaacccttctataaaccttcgatAGTATCTCGCCaaacctaggaaactccgaatctcgtttggtgttgaaggtgctttccactgttgcatcgcctcaaccttagcgggatcTACTCAAATTCCTTCTGTcgacacgatgtgaccaaggaaatttacttccttaagccaaaactcacacttactgaatttggcgtacaacttcttgCTCCTCAAagtctccaaggtgattcgcagatgttcctcgtgctccttctcattcttcgagtaaactagTACGTCATCTATGAACATCAAAACGAACTTATCCAAGTACTGATGATTcactcgattcatcaagtccatgaataccacaggtgcattcgtcaatccaaatggcatcacgataaattcatagtgaccatatctcgttcgaaaggccgtctttggtatatcttctcgtcggactctcaactgatgatatccggaccttaagtccatcttcgagaatacaccggctcctcgaagttgatcgaataggtcatctatccttggcagtggatatttgttcttgagagtcatcttgttcagctcccgataatcgatacacattctcatcgatcagtcttttttttttacaaaaagcacgggcgcgccccacggtgaaacactgggtctaatgaaacctaGGTCCATAAGATCTTggagctgtatcttgagttcttctaactctttaggcgccattctgtatggtgccttggacacaggtgccgaccctggtgctaggtcgattgtgaactccaattgtcgatctggcggtggtccaggcaatGCTTCGGGAAAAACGTCCGGAAATTCACGTACAATGGCTACGtcttccattttcctttctcctttctcctctccttgtagatagacgagATAAGCAAGATGTCCTTTCCTcaccatcgtactagcttgaagcgcggagatgatagagattcaccggttcatcgagattccatagtACACGATGGGTTCCTTTCCCGGGGTTTGTAGAGATATCTGTGTCTCCTTACAATGAATCGTCGCAAAGTTCGAGgttaaccaatccattcctaaaatTACGTCGATGTCCCCgatcgccataacttgcagatCATGAGCGACTATCTTAAGGCctcccataacaatttctacgttcgggcatgttcgtgagatttctattgtcccacccactggtgaagacactaccatcttatgttcagatttgctaacaggcaagctcaaagtatccacacacaaatcagatatgaatgaatgcgatgcgcccgtatcaaacaacacaacgatAGGAGTGTCGAGTActcttcaactgcatcggggccaagtactcttctctcgccaacttcgtcccagtagagcggggatctacacttcctcccgtacaaggcttcgtatggcgccatgtttatcgttgcctggaagctgttgttgtaggcgaattcgatcagtggtagtgcggactcccaacttcctccgcggtccaacaccacggctctcaacatgtcctcgagggtttggatcgttctttcggactgCCCATCTGTCTGCGGGTGAAAAGCGGTGCTAAAATTCAAATGAGTtcctagctcacgttgtaggctgatccaaaatcATGATGTGAACTTtgggtcacggtcagacgtgatcgtcactgggactccatgcagtcacactatttcctttatatacacttgagctagcttgtttgatccataggttatgggtatcggtatgaagtgtgcactcttggtgagtcgatctataattacccatatggcagtattcaCTCTTTGCGTTTTTGGCAGtgctgtcacaaagtccatggcgatgtgttcccatttccactcggggatttctagtggttgcaactttccgtacggtcgttgagggagagccttcacctgttggcaggctaagcagcgctccacgaaggccgctatatccctcttcataccgttccaccaaaaggacttcttcaagtcttggtacattttcgtacttcctgggtgggcggtgtaaggagtctcatgtgcttcgcTCATCACTTCGTTTTTGAGCTCCTCGTTGTCCGGCATGCATAGTCTTCTTTTGAAGGTAAGAGCGTTGTCATCTTCTTCACTAAAGTTTCCAGATTCGCCGGTTCGCACCTCTACACGTATttcctctagtttcgcatccatccgttgaGCTTCTATAATTCTCGACCTTAGGTtaggttcaacaactaaagtggcAATTCGCGCTTCCACCGTTTCAGGTGCTCTCACTACctccaaacgcatcttactaaactcgcggaccaggctttcttcgttggtgagaaaagtggccagttgggGATGGctcttccggctcaaggcatctgccactacatttgccttgctggggtggtaattgatgccacaatcgtagtctttcaccaattcgagccatcttcgttgtcgcatgtttagttccttttgctcgaagaaatatttcaggcttttgtggtccgtaaagatctcacatcgaactccgtagagatgatatctccaaatctttaaggtgtgtaccactgctgctaactccaaatcgtggtttggatagttcaactcgtgcggcctcaattgccgggatgcgtaagcaatcaccttgttgttttgcatcaacacacattcaagtcccaccttcgaagcgtccgtgtataccacgtagttcactccaggttctggcacagctaagatcggtgcactagttagctttttcTTCAAGAGTTAAAAACTTGCCTCGCACTCGGGAGTCCAATTAACtttcacccccttcttgagttgttgtgtcatgggtctcgctatcttggagaacccttctataaaccttcgatAGTATCTCGCCaaacctaggaaactccgaatctcgtttggtgttgaaggtgctttccactgttgcaccgcctcaaccttagcgggatcTACTCAAATTCCTTCTGTcgacacgatgtgaccaaggaaatttacttccttaagccaaaactcacacttactgaattTTGCGTACAACTTCTTGCTCCTCAAagtctccaaggtgattcgcagatgttcctcgtgctccttctcattcttcgagtaaactagTACGTCATCTATGAACACCAAAACGAACTTATCCAAGTACTGATGATacactcgattcatcaagtccatgaataccacaggtgcattcgtcaatccaaacggcatcacgataaattcatagtgaccatatctcgttcgaaaggccgtctttggtatatcttctcgtcggactctcaactgatgatatccggaccttaagtccatcttcgagaatacaccggctcctcgaagttgatcgaataggtcatctatccttggcagtggatatttgttcttgagagtcatcttgttcagctcccgataatcgatacacattctcatcgatcagtccttcttctttacaaaaagcacgggcgcgccccacggtgaaacactgggtctaatgaaacctaggtccataagctcttggagctgtatcttgagttcttctaactctttaggcgccattctgtatggtgccttggacacaggtgccgaccctggtgctaggtcgattgtgaactccaattgtcgatctggcggtggtccaggcaatGCTTCGGGAAAAACGTCCGGAAATTCACGTACAATAGCTACGtcttccattttcctttctcctttctcctctccttgtagataaaCGAGATAAGCAAGATGTCCTTTCCTcaccatcgtactagcttgaagcgcggagatgatagagattcaccggttcatcgagattccatagtACACGATGGGTTCCTTTCCCAGGGTTTGTAGAGAtatctgtctctctttacaaTGAATCGTCGCAAAGTTCGAGgttaaccaatccattcctaaaatTACGTCGATGTCCCCgatcgccataacttgcagatCATGAGCGACTATCTGAAGGCctcccataacaatttctacgttcgggcatgttcgtgagatttctattatcccacccactggtgaagacactaccatcttatgttcagatttgctAACATGCAagctcaaagtatccacacacaaatcagatatgaatgaatgcgatgcgcccgtatcaaacaacacaacgatAGGAGTGTCGAGAattttgcccatacctgccaggtttcTATTTTCTTGATTCCCTTGTTCGATCTTGGGTTGGTTCCGACTCAAGGCATGTGCTCTAGCCTGAGAGGGAAGTCTTTGGCGGTAGGGCTGCTGCTATCGCGGAGGTTGGTCGCGGTTTCCCCTTGGTTCTATTTGCGGCGCCCTTGGCTGTATGCGGGGTCCTTGAGTGTTCTGCCTCGACTCCGTTGCCACCCTCTTACTaggacactctctagagaagtggccgcttcccccacagttaaagcacttagcagtgctctggattctacactctccaaagtgatacttggagcacacgttgcattggggtggcttggGTCAGAAGTCGCCTCTCTGGTTAGATGAGTTTTGACCTCTCCCATACTGCGGTTGGTTCGAGGTGTGCTgatacctcttgttgtcatatgGGATTCTgtttccctcccacttcctcttctctcgggagtggtgtggtggaggtggtgccaaAGCGGTGTTATCCTTCACCCTCTCCtggggcatagctgcctcaatgtctAGTGCAAGGGCCAAAGCTTCCGCGTAGGGTAGTTtcccacgactagccaacgacATTCTTATCTCAGGCCTTAGTCCTCCACGGAACTTTTCGGCCAGCTTTTCATCGGTATCGGCTTGATCAGGTGCATATCGAGTCATGCTGCTGAGCGCACGATCATACTCGGTCACAGTCATGCGCCCTTGGGTCAGGTTGTAGAATTCAGACGTCTTCGCCTTCCGATAGCTTTTGGGTACATACTTATCGTATATCTCTGTCTTGAAACCCTCCCAAGTCATTCCCGCTGCTTGctctcggggcattgtcttcatccgtGTGTCCCACCAAAAGTCGGCAACCTCGGTTAGCTGGTAGGTCACACAAGTCATTCGTTCTCTATCGTTGCACCCCAAGATTGCGAAAATGCGCTCTAATGAGCGTATCCAAGATTCGGCCATGGCTGGCTCccccattccatcaaagacgggaGGTTTCTGACTTAAGAACAACTTTACGATCTCACAGTCAACCGGAGgtggagaaggtggtggtggaggaatGGGTTGTGTCACACTTCCTTCTACCGTCTAAGGGATAGGTTCCGGGTTCTCACGTCTTACGTTGCGTCTTGGCGACATTCTAATTTATCACAAGAATTACTATTATGCATTTATTCGAAATCCCAAGAATAGTTGtgtggttttggtggaatggaatcaAGGGACAATTACATCATAGAATAACAAGGAGCTTTTGCAAGACAAGGTATCGAAATACAACTTCACAAATGATAGTAAGGGAGCAATCATGGAACGGTATAGCAAGAGGCAATTGCATCACAAGGTCGCAAAAGAGTGATTGCTCAACAAGATAGTAAAAGATAGGAGACAATTTGTACAATAGAGTGGAAATCATAGGTATTCAAGAGAATGGTAAAAGACAACGATAGTAGGATATGATTGTGCAATAGGACAACAAAAGACAGTTGTATAATGAGATGGTTAGGATGGTTTCAAATTATGGCAAGAAACAATTGTACAATCGAGTAGCAAAGGTAGTGTGTCAAAGATAATTGTGCAATTAGGAAAAGGACGATTACAATGTAGTATAGCAAAAGGTAATTGCATAGTTGAATAATAAGAATTGGTATCGAGTTATTGCACAATAGAATAGCAAAAGACAAAAATTTCCATAGAATTATCAAACGTTGCCTCCAAGAGGTCTTAGTTCCATCATCACGAAAACAAAAGGGTAAAACAACGTGGAAAGGGAAAAGCTAGAGTCAAGAAAAAAGGTAAAGTATCAAAAACGTGGGAAATCGAAATAAAAGTTCTATAACCATTGTGTCTAATCCTGTCTACCCTCATCCTGTTTCTCTTCGGTTTCTCCAATACCTTCCTCATTtgggtcctcctcctcctcgagATCCTCCTCCTCACTTTCCTCCTCGGCACCCACGGGTGGAGGGGTCATCCCGAGCATCCCATCGACCTCTCTGTCAATTCTTAGAGGGGCTGAAACACGCATCTcgagtctcattctcttaggaatACGGGAGACATGTGGCTCCCTATCGCAGCGATTCCTCCGCATGCGGGCTTGTATCGGcggatagatatgtggaggtggAGCACGTGTCGGTCCGTCAAAAGTAGTTGTCATAGCCGGAAGTAGCACCTCTATAAGGCAACCAAATCACCCCGTGCAGTGTATTCGGGCGGGCTATACCATATGAAAGACCGAGATGCCTGAGCGGTCCACTCGTCCCAAGGCGGTGGTAaagtgtggatgagcttttggaTTCCCTCGTGATGGGTGGCTCCCCCATACGCGTAAGCGTTCATCCACTTATCATAAAACCCGGTGACATAGGACATAAGGAAAAGCTTCCCATCCCACTCGTAGTCTCGGTAGCGCTCAACTGGATGGTCCTTATTGCTCGAGTAAAGATTTCGCATCGGGGCATAATACTGATGGACCATCTAAAgggaaaaacaaagaaaactcaGCATCAGTCCAAGGATAGAAGGAAGCAATGGGGTTTAAGGTTCAAAAAGAGATGCTGAGAACATGATGCCTATGAAGATGGCTATATATATATCGAAAGGTTTAAGCATGTGATCGCATCATGTCAAAGTTTTGAATATTTCAAGGTTATTGGTTCGCGCGTTTTCACATTTCGTCGAGTCGTAGTATGCCGACTTCCCCATAGGCTACTTGCCTTGCACTAAGCATTTCGCATCTCTACGTTCATTATTATCGCAAAGTCTTGCATTCATCGAACAATTTACAACTACGTACAGAAGCATGCTCAAGATTACTATCATAGATATGGTTGTATAATGTAATCGCATAAATCATCATCATATAATTTCATCCAACCCATCGGGTTAACACATACTCGAGTAAATCATACGAGTTCATTTTCATAACAACATCCACCTCGGCATAAGCGCAAatatcaatttcatatccatgccTTTTCATCAATTCGTAttttaagcaaaaaaaaatttcaacatgcTACATAAAATCTCAAATCCCCATAGAAGTACTTTCATGCCagagtaatattcccatcgATATTTCCAATATTTCACAAGTTCATATAAAAATCCATCAAcatacttgttacctcattcttcgtggttgggcggggacgagttgtggtgttgagcttccGTTGTTTATCATTTAACCAAATTACACATgcatagattttgactcaaacaagactcttgggtccagagcggaaagaaactgaggctctgataccaaactgtcacgaccgccctctagggttaataaatatgggcgatcgtgattaaaaggacTTAAATGACAGACATAaaagactagggttttcaacaagagtttgaccaaaaatttaagtttaataaataaaacgataaaagtatttatgttcagcaagtaaatgactaagggtttaacatttattcaaaaagagtaacgagtttgcaaatatcccaaataaaacagttttagaatttaataaaaagtatatgtaagaaaacatcacagcggaagcatccaagagaagagtgacgtcatgtgtgaagacacaacgacactcggagtttcaaaacgaccatagtttattattaattcctgctcaacaccaccaaccgctcgtcgccgctcaacctgcacatagtgaaaacatatgcagggctgagtactataaaaataatactcagtggctcatgccgaaaacattttaaataaaagtatatgttatcatgtcatacgtaagtaaccatcggggttttactttagaaaggcccgaggcacccaaaatattttccattgttcaaaatagcgattGCGcaatcattttcccatagacgtcaaccatatctgccaatacatgacaaggaatgtggccgcaaatcaggtcactagaccggccagcccgtacgctagcacacagtctaccataggtgtacactaatccaagtagggtttgcagccttacgaggacccgaattcgatttatataatagtagcaaaagccacatcagataggcacgtaaaaacaaACCAAGGCATGATAATCATAGTTATTTCCATTGATTAAACATTAGGACAtagcccttatttaaaagagagcccacctcgaccgtttagaatctcaagtactgctttccctttgatatcacgcttagcgcacgaattttcacctttagATAAGGTATTCCCAATCAGTCACCAACATGGACTTAAAATTTATGCATGTCCCTAACTTCCCTTTTCCCCATCAACATATGGAattcacatcatagcatacctctttgcatatcacatcactccatcacatatataattcatgtatgtcattcataacataataatatagttgtttttgtaaaggtagaaatctggcagcactgcgcaaccattttataaaaatctttATAACTTCACCCGACTTctgttggggctaaaactttaccacgaTACAGTAGACTCaccaaataacttccagtttaaatttcatgtcaaaatacccctttttggtcggtcaaatcaacaacgtaacctactggtcgagaaagcattttatggcagaattgcgcagtcaactttaataATTCACCAAAACTTCATATTTTAACCAAaagagttgaaattcacacacaacacatacaacATCAAGAAGTtcactcaggaaaaagaatcgatcaaatcggagttcatttagTCGGTCAAATATATGTCGGAATATACTGTCCGAACTCACAGTTTTTCAGGCCTTTAAAAagattcgaattagggtttatccctatttattcaaaatcaaccttttcatggttttaacacacaaacatgctcaaaagagtccttaTACTCATGCTTTCATAacatcacatatcattcaccatagattcattaaatcatcaaacaatttcattcaaaacgcaatcACACATACAAAagcaaattcccaccgattaacccTTGGATTGAATTCCCTacgctctctacatgcatgagggagtcaaagaatgtttagatggagaggaatgaagaatagggtctgatttttacctttcttggacgaaacaatcggtaggaacgaataaaagtctcgattcttcaacaatctcttggaaattcgaaaggatcttgagtagagtggaagaacaagtgAGTGAGGAGATGAAAAAGAGAGAATggcgtgagggagagggaggaggtGTGTGAGtgtggtggctagggttaggagtcttttatttatagagtttagggAATAGAATATTTCCCAATTAATTCAAGATTTGGgggaataattgaaataaagatttgagagatttgaggaGATTTGATGGAAGGAAATGGCGTGAATATTgagggagaaataaggaggatttttgaaaatcatggctatttaattagcctctgatttaatttggtgttttcATGGAGCAGAATAAagtaatacggagcagaaaattaatgaaaatcctcccaaataatatggtagtaggcgtgtggaatattcctcccacacggaataatttccaaatctttaatgaaataaagtagggaaagatttgctaggacattccaattaaaacatgaaaagaaataattaagggatcaaaataaataatgaataattctcTCCTCCCAAAAATTagaagatttcgaaatctcccttaggaAAATAGTGGGAGTCGATTTTTCCATAGGACataaggtaattaggctttaggatttaatttggataattatcccaaaacaaataattaaatccaagaaataaaattcctctccaataatcaatagtggtcgaaaatttcctccataaaagggcaaggtgatta
It contains:
- the LOC121776793 gene encoding uncharacterized protein LOC121776793, whose product is MGEPAMAESWIRSLERIFAILGCNDRERMTCVTYQLTEVADFWWDTRMKTMPREQAAGMTWEGFKTEIYDKYVPKSYRKAKTSEFYNLTQGRMTVTEYDRALSSMTRYAPDQADTDEKLAEKFRGGLRPEIRMSLASRGKLPYAEALALALDIEAAMPQERMTY